The Vibrio agarivorans genome window below encodes:
- a CDS encoding F0F1 ATP synthase subunit epsilon, protein MSTFHLDVVSAEKRIFSGSAASIQVSGEQGDLGVLANHTPLLTRIRPGMVRIVTKDKKEEIVYLSGGILEVQAYDVTILADTAIRGEDLDQAKAEEAKRRAEQLFNENHGDVDFARASAELAKAIAQLKVIELVKKRR, encoded by the coding sequence ATGAGTACCTTCCATTTGGACGTAGTGAGCGCTGAGAAGAGAATTTTCTCTGGTTCAGCTGCGAGCATCCAGGTTTCGGGTGAACAGGGCGACTTGGGTGTGTTGGCGAACCATACGCCACTACTGACTCGAATTCGTCCTGGTATGGTGCGTATCGTAACTAAGGACAAAAAAGAAGAGATTGTTTACCTGTCTGGTGGCATTCTTGAAGTCCAAGCTTACGATGTGACCATCTTGGCTGATACTGCAATTCGTGGTGAAGACCTTGACCAGGCAAAAGCTGAAGAAGCGAAGCGTCGTGCTGAGCAGCTCTTCAACGAAAACCATGGTGATGTAGACTTCGCACGTGCATCGGCAGAGCTTGCGAAAGCAATCGCTCAGCTGAAAGTAATCGAGCTGGTGAAAAAGCGTCGCTAA
- the atpD gene encoding F0F1 ATP synthase subunit beta, translating to MATGKIVQIIGAVVDVEFPQSEVPAVYDALNVTESKERLVLEVQQQLGGGVVRCIVMGSSDGLRRGVDVVNTGAPISVPVGTKTLGRIMNVLGDAIDERGEVGAEELYSIHREAPSYEEQSNATELLETGVKVIDLICPFAKGGKIGLFGGAGVGKTVNMMELINNIALQHSGLSVFAGVGERTREGNDFYYEMQEAGVVNIEKPEESKVAMVYGQMNEPPGNRLRVALTGLTMAERFRDEGRDVLLFIDNIYRYTLAGTEVSALLGRMPSAVGYQPTLAEEMGVLQERITSTKSGSITSVQAVYVPADDLTDPSPATTFAHLDATVVLNRNIAAMGLYPAIDPLDSTSRQLDPLVVGQEHYDVARNVQQTLQRYKELKDIIAILGMDELSEEDKQVVSRARKIERFLTQPYHVAEVFTGDPGVYVSLKETLRGFKGLLAGEYDDIPEQAFMYCGTIDDALENAKKL from the coding sequence ATGGCTACAGGTAAGATCGTACAGATCATCGGTGCGGTAGTCGACGTAGAGTTCCCACAGAGCGAAGTACCAGCGGTATATGACGCTCTAAACGTTACAGAATCGAAAGAGCGTCTTGTTCTTGAGGTTCAACAACAGCTAGGCGGTGGCGTAGTTCGTTGTATCGTTATGGGTAGCTCTGATGGTTTACGTCGTGGCGTTGATGTAGTAAACACAGGCGCGCCAATTTCAGTACCAGTAGGTACTAAGACACTTGGACGTATCATGAACGTTCTAGGTGATGCAATCGACGAGCGCGGTGAAGTAGGTGCTGAAGAGCTTTACTCAATTCACCGTGAAGCACCAAGCTATGAAGAGCAGTCAAACGCGACTGAACTACTAGAAACTGGTGTTAAGGTAATCGACCTAATTTGCCCATTCGCTAAGGGTGGTAAAATCGGTCTATTCGGTGGTGCAGGTGTAGGTAAGACCGTTAACATGATGGAACTTATCAACAACATCGCACTTCAGCACTCTGGTCTATCAGTATTTGCTGGTGTAGGTGAGCGTACTCGTGAGGGTAACGACTTCTACTACGAGATGCAGGAAGCTGGCGTTGTAAACATCGAGAAGCCTGAAGAATCTAAGGTTGCGATGGTTTACGGTCAGATGAACGAGCCACCGGGTAACCGTCTACGTGTTGCACTGACTGGTCTAACAATGGCAGAGCGCTTCCGTGATGAAGGCCGTGATGTACTATTGTTTATCGATAACATCTACCGTTACACGCTAGCGGGTACAGAGGTATCGGCACTTCTAGGTCGTATGCCTTCTGCGGTAGGTTACCAGCCAACTCTAGCAGAAGAGATGGGTGTTCTTCAGGAGCGTATCACGTCAACGAAGAGCGGCTCTATCACATCTGTACAGGCGGTATACGTACCTGCGGATGACTTGACTGACCCGTCTCCAGCAACAACGTTCGCGCACTTGGATGCAACGGTTGTACTTAACCGTAACATTGCAGCTATGGGTCTATACCCAGCGATCGACCCACTAGACTCAACGTCTCGTCAGCTTGATCCACTGGTTGTTGGTCAAGAGCACTACGACGTAGCACGTAACGTTCAGCAAACGTTGCAACGCTACAAAGAGTTGAAAGACATCATTGCGATTCTAGGTATGGATGAGCTTTCTGAAGAAGATAAGCAAGTTGTATCTCGTGCACGTAAGATTGAGCGTTTCCTAACTCAGCCTTACCACGTAGCAGAAGTCTTCACGGGCGACCCTGGTGTTTACGTATCACTAAAAGAAACGCTACGTGGCTTTAAAGGTCTACTAGCGGGTGAATACGACGACATCCCTGAGCAGGCGTTCATGTACTGCGGTACTATCGACGATGCGCTAGAGAACGCGAAGAAGCTGTAA
- the atpG gene encoding F0F1 ATP synthase subunit gamma: protein MANSKEIRNQIGSVKSTQKITKAMEMVATSKMRRTKDAMEGPRPYAESIRKVIGHVANGTLEYKHPFLLEREAQRVGYIIISTDRGLCGGLNINMFKQATMSMNEWAEKGVEVELAVVGAKATSFFNSLGANVVAQTSGLGDNPTLDDLIGVIQVMLKKCTEGVLDRLYLVSNEFVNSMTQTPKIDQLIPLPKQLSEDDDQFKHAWSYMFESDQKVLLNTLMNRFIESQVYQGVVENLACETAARMISMKAASDNAGNLIEELELVYNKARQAAITQELSEIVSGAAAV, encoded by the coding sequence CAATGGAAATGGTTGCCACCTCCAAGATGCGTCGCACTAAAGACGCAATGGAAGGCCCACGCCCATATGCAGAGAGCATACGTAAAGTCATTGGTCATGTGGCAAATGGTACACTGGAATATAAGCATCCTTTCTTACTAGAAAGAGAAGCACAACGTGTGGGATACATTATTATCTCAACCGATCGTGGTCTATGTGGTGGCTTGAACATTAACATGTTCAAGCAAGCAACTATGTCGATGAACGAGTGGGCTGAAAAAGGTGTTGAAGTTGAGCTGGCAGTTGTCGGTGCAAAAGCAACATCTTTCTTTAACAGCCTAGGTGCAAACGTTGTGGCTCAGACTTCAGGTTTGGGTGATAACCCAACACTTGACGACTTAATTGGTGTTATCCAAGTAATGTTGAAAAAGTGTACAGAAGGGGTTTTGGACCGTTTGTACTTGGTGTCGAACGAGTTTGTTAACTCGATGACCCAAACACCGAAAATTGACCAATTGATACCTTTGCCTAAACAGCTAAGTGAAGATGATGATCAATTCAAACACGCGTGGAGCTATATGTTTGAATCGGATCAGAAAGTCCTGCTTAACACGCTAATGAACCGATTCATTGAATCGCAGGTTTATCAGGGTGTGGTAGAGAACTTAGCTTGTGAAACAGCAGCTCGAATGATTTCGATGAAAGCGGCATCTGACAACGCAGGAAACCTGATTGAAGAGCTAGAGCTTGTTTATAACAAAGCTCGTCAAGCAGCAATCACTCAAGAGCTTTCTGAGATTGTTTCAGGCGCGGCAGCGGTTTAA